A portion of the Tachysurus vachellii isolate PV-2020 chromosome 14, HZAU_Pvac_v1, whole genome shotgun sequence genome contains these proteins:
- the fezf1 gene encoding fez family zinc finger protein 1, which yields MMESAVYPPARIFGTPSPTTAGGSMVTNSKPLAFSIERIMARTPEPKSMLSLTNSVQHSAAGKADTRPSLAVTPSPLHCVLPLMPLTYEPAHKLHRIESSRIEPEFPYSAGELLSIGANAKGDQRDAAPAIGQYKLFRPRVLSHSSVHTAAAAVCYVNCGESACAPPPAALLNLHPVASYLLNTPLHTRHKSLLTEKSRGAHGLDSYPGALALKELSHSQLQHYMKEGAHILSEKLFKSSAKLHSASPPAKAKVFTCEVCGKVFNAHYNLTRHMPVHTGARPFVCKVCGKGFRQASTLCRHKIIHTQEKPHKCHQCGKAFNRSSTLNTHARIHAGYKPFVCEFCGKGFHQKGNYKNHKLTHSGEKQFKCNICNKAFHQVYNLTFHMHTHNDKKPFTCPTCGKGFCRNFDLKKHIRKLHDASPDPLSPTEQREAQ from the exons ATGATGGAGAGCGCGGTTTACCCCCCGGCGAGGATTTTCGGCACCCCTTCACCAACTACGGCGGGAGGAAGTATGGTTACCAACTCTAAACCCCTGGCGTTCTCCATCGAGCGGATTATGGCCAGGACGCCGGAACCCAAGTCGATGCTGTCTCTCACGAACTCTGTGCAGCACAGTGCTGCGGGAAAGGCCGACACAAGGCCCTCACTCGCTGTGACTCCATCCCCGCTGCACTGCGTGCTACCCCTCATGCCGCTCACCTACGAGCCCGCGCACAAACTTCACAGAATAGAGTCGAGTCGCATCGAGCCGGAGTTTCCCTACAGCGCCGGCGAGCTTCTGAGCATCGGCGCCAACGCCAAGGGCGATCAGCGGGACGCAGCACCGGCGATTGGACAGTATAAACTTTTTCGGCCACGGGTACTTTCGCACTCATCCGTGCACACCGCCGCTGCCGCCGTGTGCTACGTGAACTGTGGGGAGAGCGCATGCGCGCCTCCGCCCGCCGCCCTGCTCAACCTGCACCCGGTGGCCTCGTACCTGTTGAACACCCCGTTACACACTCGCCACAAAAGCCTGCTGACGGAAAAAAGCAGAGGGGCGCACGGCCTGGACTCTTACCCCGGAGCGCTGGCGCTGAAGgagctctctcactctcagctGCAGCATTACATGAAGGAGGGCGCGCACATCCTCTCTGAGAAACTGTTCAAGAGCTCCGCCAAGTTACACTCTGCTTCTCCACCAGCCAAAGCTAAAGTGTTCACTTGTGAAGTGTGCGGCAAG GTGTTCAACGCGCACTATAATTTAACCCGCCACATGCCCGTGCACACCGGAGCCAGACCGTTCGTGTGTAAAGTGTGCGGCAAAGGATTTCGTCAAGCAAGCACACTCTGTCGCCACAAAATTATTCATACTCAG GAAAAGCCGCATAAATGCCATCAGTGTGGGAAAGCGTTTAACCGGAGCtccactcttaacacacacgcgcgcatcCACGCAGGATACAAACcatttgtgtgtgaattttgtGGAAAGGGATTCCATCAAAAAG GCAATTATAAAAATCATAAATTGACGCACAGCGGCGAGAAACAGTTCAAGTGCAATATCTGCAACAAAGCCTTCCACCAGGTTTACAACCTGACTTtccacatgcacacgcacaacGACAAGAAACCCTTCACGTGTCCCACATGCGGCAAAGGCTTCTGCAGGAACTTCGACCTGAAGAAACACATAAGAAAACTACACGACGCTTCACCGGACCCGCTCTCACCAACAGAGCAGCGTGAAGCCCAGTGA